From a region of the Nonlabens dokdonensis DSW-6 genome:
- a CDS encoding Glu/Leu/Phe/Val dehydrogenase dimerization domain-containing protein has product MKELLKRYENAEPEIVFHWNDPETDAEGWTVINSLRGGAAGGGTRMRKGLDKNEVLSLAKTMEIKFTVSGPAIGGAKSGINFDPQDPRKKGVLERWYKAVSPLLKSYYGTGGDLNVDEIHEVIPMTEDCGVWHPQEGVFNGHFAPTEADKINRIGQLRQGVIKVIENPTFSPDVSRKYTVADMITGFGVAEAVKHFYDIYGGDVKGKRAVVQGFGNVGSAAAFYLSQMGAKVVGIIDRVGGLINEDGFSHQEITDLFLNKDGNTLRAKELIPFEEVNERIWNIKTEVFAPCAASRLISQEQIDQMISSGLEVISCGANVPFADKEIFFGSIMEHTDEKVSLIPDFISNCGMARVFAYFMERRVQMTDEAIFNDTSMTIRNAIQNTFNNNSSKKQISSTAFEIALKQLV; this is encoded by the coding sequence ATGAAGGAACTTCTTAAACGTTATGAAAACGCCGAACCAGAAATAGTTTTTCACTGGAATGATCCTGAGACTGATGCCGAAGGATGGACCGTAATAAACAGTCTACGAGGCGGAGCAGCTGGTGGTGGAACTAGAATGAGAAAAGGACTCGATAAAAATGAAGTTCTTTCTCTTGCAAAAACAATGGAAATTAAGTTCACTGTTTCTGGACCAGCAATAGGCGGTGCAAAATCAGGAATCAATTTTGATCCACAAGATCCTCGTAAAAAAGGGGTTTTAGAACGCTGGTATAAAGCAGTATCACCATTACTCAAAAGTTATTACGGTACTGGTGGCGATTTAAACGTAGACGAAATTCACGAGGTAATACCTATGACCGAAGATTGCGGTGTATGGCATCCTCAAGAAGGTGTTTTTAATGGACACTTTGCTCCTACTGAGGCAGATAAAATCAACCGAATAGGACAGCTGCGTCAAGGCGTGATTAAAGTAATAGAAAACCCTACTTTTTCTCCAGACGTCTCTAGAAAATATACCGTAGCAGATATGATTACTGGCTTTGGCGTTGCTGAAGCGGTAAAACACTTCTACGATATTTATGGTGGAGATGTAAAAGGAAAACGTGCAGTTGTTCAAGGATTTGGTAATGTAGGGAGCGCTGCAGCTTTTTACCTTTCTCAAATGGGCGCAAAAGTAGTAGGAATTATCGATCGTGTAGGCGGTTTGATAAATGAAGACGGTTTCTCCCATCAGGAGATCACAGATCTCTTTTTAAATAAAGATGGTAACACACTTAGAGCAAAGGAGCTGATTCCTTTTGAAGAAGTAAATGAACGCATTTGGAATATAAAAACAGAGGTTTTTGCTCCGTGTGCAGCTTCTAGATTGATTTCTCAAGAACAAATCGATCAAATGATTTCCTCTGGACTAGAGGTAATTTCCTGTGGTGCAAATGTACCATTTGCAGATAAAGAAATTTTCTTTGGCTCCATTATGGAACATACTGACGAGAAGGTAAGTCTTATTCCAGACTTTATTTCTAATTGTGGTATGGCACGAGTTTTTGCTTATTTTATGGAACGTCGCGTACAAATGACTGACGAGGCTATTTTCAATGATACGAGCATGACCATACGCAATGCGATCCAAAATACATTTAATAACAACAGTTCAAAAAAACAAATCAGTTCTACTGCATTTGAAATTGCACTTAAACAATTAGTTTGA
- a CDS encoding anhydro-N-acetylmuramic acid kinase encodes MNHQYYNVLGVMSGTSLDGIDIAHVTLVRKDRWSFQIHTTETFPYSAAMKQKLKDAIHGDNTSISSLNKEYTTYLAENINRFIKKNDITNLLAVCSHGHTIFHQPSKGLTLQIGNLPELASLINKRLICDFRVQDVALKGQGAPLVPIGDQLLFGDYDYCLNLGGFANLSFSDNDIRIAFDICPVNVVLNHYALKLGKEYDAGGAFAKAGTIQTSILKNLNRLEFYNLEAPKSLGLEWVNENIFEILDCITNNYDIIATFTEHVAIQISKQIKDNSSVLITGGGAFNSYLINRIKKLSSARIVIPDDKIVENKEALIFAFLGVLKLRNENNCLASVTGATQDHSSGRIYVP; translated from the coding sequence ATGAATCATCAGTACTATAACGTTTTAGGAGTCATGTCAGGAACATCCCTCGACGGCATTGATATTGCACACGTTACCTTAGTACGTAAAGACCGCTGGAGCTTTCAAATTCATACAACCGAAACATTTCCCTATTCGGCTGCAATGAAACAAAAATTAAAAGACGCTATTCATGGTGATAATACTTCCATTTCATCATTAAATAAGGAATACACGACCTACCTAGCTGAGAATATCAATCGCTTCATTAAAAAAAATGATATTACTAATCTTTTAGCAGTTTGTTCTCATGGACACACTATTTTTCATCAACCGAGCAAAGGACTGACTCTTCAAATAGGAAACTTACCAGAACTAGCCAGTCTTATTAATAAGAGGTTAATTTGTGATTTCAGAGTACAAGACGTTGCATTGAAAGGGCAAGGCGCTCCGTTAGTTCCCATAGGTGATCAACTATTATTCGGAGATTATGATTACTGCCTCAACCTGGGTGGATTTGCAAATCTTAGCTTTTCTGATAACGATATTAGAATCGCTTTTGACATCTGTCCCGTAAACGTTGTTCTCAATCACTATGCTTTGAAATTAGGTAAAGAGTATGATGCTGGTGGCGCTTTCGCGAAAGCGGGAACCATACAAACCTCTATCCTCAAAAACTTAAATCGCCTTGAATTTTACAACCTAGAAGCTCCTAAATCCTTAGGATTAGAATGGGTAAATGAAAATATATTTGAAATACTTGACTGTATCACAAACAACTACGACATTATCGCCACTTTTACAGAACATGTAGCTATTCAAATTTCAAAACAAATTAAAGATAATTCAAGCGTTCTCATAACTGGTGGAGGAGCATTCAACAGCTATTTAATAAATAGAATTAAAAAACTTTCTAGCGCTAGAATCGTAATTCCAGATGATAAAATAGTGGAAAATAAGGAAGCTCTAATCTTTGCTTTTTTGGGCGTGCTTAAATTGCGCAACGAGAATAATTGTCTTGCTAGCGTGACTGGAGCGACACAAGATCACAGTAGCGGGAGAATTTACGTACCTTAA
- a CDS encoding acyl-CoA dehydrogenase, with protein sequence MDFGLTEEHLMIRDAARDFARTELLPGVIERDNLQKFPTEQVKKMGELGFLGMMASPKYGGGGMDTISYVLVMEELSKIDASASVIVSVNNSLVCWGLDTYGNEAQKEKYLTKLTTGESIGAFCLSEPEAGSDATSQKTTAIDKGDHYVLNGTKNWITNGNSADFYLVIAQTDKEKKHKGINAFIVEKGWDGFEVGVKEDKLGIRGSDTHSLIFNDVKVPKENRIGEDGFGFKFAMKTLSGGRIGIAAQALGIASGAYELARDYSKVRKAFGTEICNHQAIAFKLADMHTNITAARHLVMQSAWDKDQGRNYDMSGAMAKLFASQVAMDTTVEAVQVHGGNGYVKEYHVERLMRDAKITQIYEGTSEIQKIVISRGLLKD encoded by the coding sequence ATGGACTTTGGCCTAACAGAAGAGCATCTTATGATAAGAGATGCAGCGAGAGATTTTGCAAGAACGGAATTATTACCTGGTGTAATAGAGCGAGATAATCTTCAAAAATTTCCTACTGAGCAAGTGAAGAAAATGGGTGAACTAGGATTTCTAGGTATGATGGCGTCTCCTAAATACGGCGGTGGCGGAATGGATACTATTTCTTACGTACTTGTAATGGAAGAGCTTTCTAAAATAGATGCAAGTGCTTCGGTAATTGTTTCAGTAAACAATTCTTTAGTTTGTTGGGGTTTAGACACCTATGGAAATGAGGCGCAAAAAGAAAAGTATTTAACAAAGCTTACTACAGGAGAATCTATAGGAGCATTCTGTTTATCAGAACCTGAGGCTGGAAGTGATGCTACTTCGCAGAAAACAACTGCTATTGATAAAGGAGATCACTATGTGCTTAATGGTACAAAAAACTGGATTACTAACGGTAATAGTGCAGATTTCTATCTTGTGATAGCACAAACTGATAAAGAGAAAAAGCACAAAGGAATCAATGCTTTTATTGTAGAAAAAGGATGGGACGGATTCGAAGTAGGTGTAAAAGAAGATAAACTAGGTATACGAGGTAGTGATACGCACTCTTTGATATTCAATGATGTAAAAGTTCCTAAAGAAAATAGAATAGGAGAAGATGGATTTGGTTTTAAGTTTGCTATGAAAACACTTTCTGGTGGTCGTATAGGAATTGCTGCTCAAGCATTAGGAATTGCTTCAGGAGCCTATGAGCTAGCAAGAGATTATTCTAAAGTTAGAAAGGCATTTGGTACAGAGATATGTAATCATCAAGCAATTGCTTTCAAACTTGCAGATATGCATACTAATATTACTGCTGCACGTCATTTAGTGATGCAAAGTGCTTGGGATAAGGATCAAGGTCGCAATTATGATATGAGCGGAGCTATGGCAAAATTATTTGCTTCTCAAGTGGCGATGGATACAACAGTCGAGGCTGTACAAGTTCATGGTGGAAATGGGTATGTAAAAGAATATCACGTAGAACGATTGATGAGAGATGCAAAAATCACTCAGATTTATGAAGGAACAAGTGAAATACAAAAAATCGTTATTTCACGAGGCTTGTTGAAAGATTAA
- the galE gene encoding UDP-glucose 4-epimerase GalE, which translates to MKILVTGGLGYIGSHVVVELQNLDFDVIIVDNLSNASLNVLENITSITGKQPEFKKLDVRDKNALSAFFKNHNDIDGIIHFAAFKAVGESVSNPLMYYENNINSLIYLLQNIEEKEISFIFSSSCTVYGQADVLPVTEDSPVKPAESPYGNTKQIGEEIIKETCKVNSNLKAISLRYFNPIGAHESAKIGELPLGVPQNLVPYITQTAIGLREQLSVFGKDYPTRDGTAIRDYIHVVDLAKAHVAALKRLLLNEADTNYEYFNVGTGDGSTVMEVVTAFEKATGEKLNYKFKERRSGDVIAAYADTTKVSETLGWEAKYSLEESLLSAWNWEKQVRKSDIVE; encoded by the coding sequence ATGAAGATATTAGTTACTGGAGGTTTAGGCTACATAGGTTCTCATGTGGTTGTAGAGTTGCAAAATTTGGATTTTGATGTTATTATCGTTGACAATTTATCAAATGCGTCACTTAATGTTTTAGAAAATATTACCTCTATAACTGGTAAGCAACCAGAATTTAAGAAACTTGATGTAAGAGACAAGAATGCACTTTCTGCTTTTTTCAAGAATCATAATGATATCGATGGTATCATACATTTTGCGGCATTTAAAGCAGTAGGCGAGAGTGTTTCAAACCCCTTAATGTATTATGAAAACAATATAAATTCGCTAATATATCTTTTACAAAACATAGAAGAAAAAGAGATAAGTTTCATTTTTAGTTCCTCTTGTACAGTTTACGGGCAAGCAGATGTCTTGCCGGTGACCGAAGATTCACCAGTAAAACCAGCCGAATCTCCTTATGGTAATACTAAACAGATAGGTGAGGAGATCATTAAGGAGACTTGTAAGGTGAATTCGAACTTAAAAGCAATTTCTTTAAGATATTTTAATCCTATAGGTGCTCATGAAAGTGCTAAAATAGGTGAGCTACCTTTAGGTGTTCCACAAAACCTCGTTCCTTATATAACACAAACAGCAATAGGTTTAAGAGAGCAGTTATCAGTGTTTGGTAAGGACTACCCTACTCGAGATGGTACTGCTATAAGAGATTATATTCATGTGGTAGATCTTGCTAAAGCTCATGTAGCAGCGTTAAAAAGATTATTGTTAAATGAGGCTGATACCAACTACGAATACTTTAATGTAGGAACTGGCGATGGGTCAACGGTTATGGAGGTTGTTACAGCCTTTGAAAAAGCTACGGGAGAAAAGCTCAATTATAAATTCAAAGAGCGCAGGTCAGGAGACGTCATAGCTGCTTATGCAGATACAACTAAGGTAAGCGAGACTTTAGGATGGGAAGCAAAATACTCTTTAGAGGAGTCATTACTTAGTGCATGGAATTGGGAAAAACAAGTTAGAAAAAGTGACATTGTCGAATAA
- a CDS encoding T9SS type A sorting domain-containing protein produces MRKVYVLIMFFVCQIAMAQVTNEATPRGWDLALKSQPQKIIMPSFDLEAVKQQDIIDDEITTKPYKFGHKIPVDLNLFNSGLWTQLDNGDRIWRLNIESKGARTINFLFDRYDLPAGAEMYLYNNDRSDRMGPYTESENQEDGILGSWIIYGDNVWIEYYEPAAVRNQGRISIEQVVHGYRGFGIEEENYLKLNESGACNVDVQCNPNQGSFTGTDWTTIRNNYRQAVARIIINGNGLCTGTMINNVREDATPYFYTANHCLGVSDGASSSYNANNWSFGFEWFTNTPDCATFNNTIGPFNPTQVLNGASLKMNHGFSDTALFELNQTPPLVWNLYYGGWDRTTTVPVEQLGVHHPSGDIMKLCRNDQAAVAQNVTIGGVTANTWAIADWDYGVTEGGSSGSCLLNNSGQIIGELYGGAAFCNGTNDNAQPDFYGRFSTAWNGGGTAATRLRDWLDPDNTAPNTLDGEFYDILNNDEVTSTISIEIYPNPTSGILNVTLENAATYNIYDLSGKLIQSGSFDQLENQLNIKSFANGIYLLKVQDGSRSITEKIAKI; encoded by the coding sequence ATGAGAAAAGTCTACGTACTCATTATGTTTTTTGTCTGTCAAATAGCTATGGCACAAGTGACAAATGAGGCAACTCCAAGAGGTTGGGATCTTGCTTTAAAAAGTCAGCCACAAAAAATTATTATGCCATCTTTTGACCTTGAAGCGGTAAAGCAACAGGATATCATCGATGATGAAATTACAACAAAACCATATAAATTTGGCCACAAAATCCCTGTAGATTTAAACTTGTTTAATTCTGGTTTGTGGACACAACTTGACAATGGAGATCGTATCTGGAGATTAAACATTGAATCTAAAGGTGCGCGAACGATTAATTTTCTATTTGACAGGTATGATTTACCAGCTGGTGCCGAAATGTATCTATATAATAATGATCGATCAGATCGAATGGGTCCATATACAGAAAGTGAGAATCAGGAAGATGGGATTTTAGGTTCTTGGATTATTTATGGAGATAATGTTTGGATCGAATATTACGAACCTGCAGCAGTTAGAAATCAAGGAAGAATTTCCATCGAACAAGTTGTTCATGGTTATAGAGGTTTTGGTATTGAGGAGGAGAACTATTTAAAGCTCAATGAATCTGGAGCCTGTAATGTTGATGTGCAATGTAATCCTAATCAAGGATCTTTTACCGGCACAGACTGGACAACAATTAGAAATAACTATAGACAAGCAGTCGCACGTATTATTATTAATGGTAATGGATTGTGTACAGGAACCATGATTAATAACGTAAGAGAAGACGCAACACCATACTTTTATACTGCTAACCATTGTTTAGGTGTTAGTGATGGCGCTTCTAGTTCTTACAATGCAAATAATTGGTCTTTTGGATTTGAATGGTTTACTAATACACCAGATTGTGCAACGTTTAATAATACCATCGGGCCGTTTAATCCGACGCAAGTTTTAAATGGAGCATCATTAAAGATGAATCATGGGTTTAGTGATACCGCTCTATTTGAATTAAATCAAACACCACCATTAGTATGGAATCTTTACTACGGTGGTTGGGATCGTACCACAACGGTACCTGTAGAACAATTAGGAGTGCACCATCCAAGTGGCGATATCATGAAATTGTGTAGAAATGATCAAGCTGCTGTTGCTCAAAACGTAACCATTGGCGGTGTTACTGCAAATACTTGGGCTATTGCAGATTGGGATTATGGAGTAACTGAAGGTGGATCTTCTGGAAGTTGTCTACTCAATAATAGTGGTCAAATCATAGGGGAACTGTATGGTGGAGCTGCGTTTTGTAATGGAACTAATGACAATGCCCAACCTGATTTCTACGGTAGATTCAGTACAGCTTGGAATGGTGGTGGTACTGCAGCAACGAGATTAAGAGATTGGTTAGATCCAGATAACACTGCACCTAATACTTTAGATGGTGAATTTTATGATATCTTGAATAATGACGAGGTAACTTCTACCATTAGTATTGAAATTTATCCTAACCCAACCTCAGGTATACTCAACGTTACGCTTGAAAATGCTGCAACGTATAACATTTACGATCTTTCCGGAAAATTGATACAATCTGGTTCTTTTGATCAATTAGAAAACCAGTTGAATATAAAATCTTTCGCAAATGGTATCTACTTGTTAAAAGTGCAAGATGGTTCTCGCTCTATAACAGAGAAAATTGCAAAAATTTAG
- the rlmN gene encoding 23S rRNA (adenine(2503)-C(2))-methyltransferase RlmN: protein MKEKKRDIRALTKEQLRDFFIEKGEKAFRGNQVYEWLWKKGAHSFDDMTNLSKETRLFLDTYFDINHIKVDDMQRSQDGTIKNAVKLHDGLTVESVLIPTATRTTACVSSQVGCSLNCEFCATARLKRMRNLQPDEIYDQVVAIDQQSRMYHGFPLSNIVFMGMGEPLMNYNNVLKSIEKITGEDGLGMSPKRITLSTSGVPKMMKKLADDGPKFNLALSLHSAIDEKRTKIMPFNEQFPLADIKEALKYWYDKTGTRVTYEYVVWKGINDTIDDVHELIKFCKVIPCKVNIIEYNSIDDPRFEQASPKAIDLYKTQLERNHIIVNVRRSRGKDIDAACGQLANKQ from the coding sequence TTGAAGGAGAAAAAAAGAGACATAAGGGCATTAACAAAAGAGCAACTAAGAGACTTCTTTATTGAAAAAGGAGAAAAAGCTTTTAGAGGTAATCAAGTATATGAATGGTTATGGAAGAAAGGTGCGCATTCATTTGATGATATGACTAATCTTTCTAAGGAAACAAGGCTTTTTCTAGACACTTATTTTGATATCAATCATATCAAAGTAGATGATATGCAAAGAAGCCAGGATGGTACAATAAAAAATGCAGTGAAATTGCATGATGGTCTCACGGTGGAGTCTGTTTTAATTCCCACGGCAACGCGTACTACAGCTTGCGTGTCTTCTCAAGTAGGTTGCAGTTTAAATTGTGAATTTTGTGCTACGGCAAGACTAAAACGCATGCGTAACTTACAACCTGATGAAATTTATGATCAAGTTGTAGCTATAGATCAACAAAGTAGAATGTATCATGGCTTCCCATTGTCTAATATCGTTTTCATGGGAATGGGAGAACCATTGATGAATTATAACAACGTTCTCAAGTCTATAGAGAAAATAACTGGTGAAGATGGCTTAGGAATGTCTCCTAAAAGAATCACCCTTTCTACCAGCGGTGTTCCTAAAATGATGAAAAAGCTTGCAGACGATGGTCCTAAATTCAATCTAGCCCTATCATTACATAGCGCTATTGATGAAAAGCGTACCAAGATCATGCCTTTTAACGAGCAATTTCCGCTTGCTGACATAAAGGAGGCGTTAAAATACTGGTATGACAAAACAGGAACTAGAGTCACTTATGAGTACGTGGTCTGGAAAGGTATAAATGATACCATTGATGATGTTCATGAATTGATCAAATTTTGTAAAGTCATCCCTTGTAAGGTAAACATCATAGAATATAATTCTATCGATGATCCTAGATTTGAGCAAGCTAGTCCTAAGGCAATTGACCTTTATAAGACACAGCTAGAACGCAATCATATCATTGTAAATGTGCGCCGTAGTAGAGGTAAAGACATTGATGCTGCATGTGGTCAGTTGGCTAATAAACAATAA
- a CDS encoding aryl-sulfate sulfotransferase, giving the protein MIAKISNTRLWSKMVLVLTVTLIYSCKDDDDMMVITPEVETEANITVYDADRLTDDYVLVSPFRGNTSFLINREGNVLQRWSSSESTLMGYLREDGSVVRSVVTGVDNGIIIGGKTGAIEIIDKNNNQIWKWELDTSTEALHHDIALLPNGNILASVWVVKDRAECIANGRDPNTIVEDRLVIDKVIEIEPVGTNQANIVWEWSLWDHLVQDFDSNQLNFGDASNGSLFDINQSTEGINFTHVNGLDYIPSLDQIILNSRVLDEFIIIDHDLTTQQAATNTGGRYNKGGQILYRWGNPESYNSGTSADRQLHDQHDTTFVGDNILSRGTFLVFDNQDDPNFSTIKEVNINVTADGVYPSLPGTGNNPSTPVWSYSSEEITSPRTSGVQRLPSGNSLITSTSGDIIREVNYAGDILWELDTTIEVDGVLEIDSSGFKSRSYPKNFAGVTALGL; this is encoded by the coding sequence ATGATTGCTAAAATTTCAAATACAAGACTATGGTCTAAAATGGTATTGGTACTAACGGTAACATTAATATACTCTTGTAAAGATGATGATGACATGATGGTGATTACTCCCGAAGTTGAGACCGAAGCAAACATTACTGTCTACGATGCTGATCGTCTAACTGATGATTATGTTCTCGTTTCACCTTTTAGAGGGAACACCTCTTTTCTTATTAATAGAGAAGGTAACGTTTTACAAAGATGGTCTAGCTCAGAATCTACGTTGATGGGTTATTTAAGAGAAGATGGATCTGTTGTTAGGTCTGTTGTCACAGGAGTTGATAATGGTATTATTATAGGAGGAAAAACAGGAGCAATTGAAATCATTGATAAAAATAATAATCAAATCTGGAAGTGGGAACTGGATACTTCAACAGAAGCCTTACATCATGATATTGCTCTTTTACCTAATGGCAATATTCTAGCGTCTGTTTGGGTGGTTAAGGATCGTGCAGAATGCATTGCTAATGGTAGAGATCCTAACACCATAGTTGAAGACAGACTCGTTATTGATAAGGTTATAGAAATTGAGCCAGTAGGAACTAATCAGGCAAACATAGTTTGGGAATGGTCACTTTGGGATCATCTTGTTCAAGATTTTGATTCCAATCAGCTCAATTTTGGAGATGCAAGTAATGGTAGTCTTTTTGATATCAATCAGTCTACAGAAGGTATTAATTTCACTCATGTTAATGGGCTGGATTACATCCCTTCTTTAGATCAAATCATATTAAATAGCCGTGTGCTCGATGAGTTCATCATTATCGATCATGATCTAACGACTCAACAAGCAGCTACAAACACAGGAGGCAGATACAATAAAGGCGGTCAAATTTTATACCGATGGGGAAATCCAGAAAGTTATAATTCTGGAACATCAGCAGATCGTCAATTGCATGATCAACATGACACTACTTTTGTAGGAGATAATATTTTATCTCGTGGAACTTTTTTAGTTTTTGATAATCAAGATGATCCAAATTTCTCCACTATTAAGGAAGTAAATATCAATGTCACTGCAGATGGTGTATACCCATCGTTACCTGGCACTGGAAATAACCCTAGCACACCTGTATGGAGCTATTCAAGTGAAGAAATAACATCACCGCGTACCTCTGGTGTACAACGATTACCATCTGGAAATTCATTAATTACAAGTACTTCTGGAGATATCATAAGAGAAGTAAATTATGCTGGAGATATTCTATGGGAACTGGACACAACAATCGAAGTAGATGGTGTCTTAGAAATTGATTCTTCAGGGTTTAAATCCAGGAGTTATCCTAAAAACTTTGCAGGTGTAACTGCATTAGGTTTATAA
- a CDS encoding T9SS type A sorting domain-containing protein, translating to MKKITLLIVLFISAISYGQFLSEDFESGTFPPAGWTLNSTNTNFTFQLSTNANGGTGAAEVQYDPALVAQNETLISPSLDFTAATAPELTLFVNLSYFWAVDPNNNYDITISARQGANTTALWTEADLGVFTSFTWIEVTLDLTAYAGLNNVFVEINYTGTDGASFNLDDILVEEAPACDIPNNLSFDATNLTNTTADVTWDNAGNFDIRYGEFPYAVRDAGGTVDTVLAGNSYQLTGLTPGVSYNVFVRQSCAGGLLSDWEEVIVGTTPVPGVAFPFDEDFEPDANQALVLNLGINYLSTTGNWGYRQDDLSDGDTTNDYASNGVGSVFSNSTFTDAAADATIYLGPYTLAANSQYTFSFQQRNRVVSDATTPNKDIEVVAATTTDGTTNTLLATFDDMNNVTHQMRSGTFTPTAAGDYYFGIRDKSALLTGVTTANSVYADAVNITSTLSVDDVNGIDLNYFFNSTTNNFNIEITEGILDNIEVYNLLGQQVIHQQVDHSSASIDMNAATDGVYIAKINFNGKTRSIKFVK from the coding sequence TAATCGTACTTTTCATAAGCGCTATTTCTTATGGACAATTCCTTTCAGAAGATTTTGAAAGCGGTACTTTTCCACCAGCTGGATGGACTTTAAATAGTACCAATACAAATTTTACGTTTCAGTTGTCTACCAACGCAAATGGTGGTACTGGAGCTGCTGAAGTTCAATACGACCCAGCGCTTGTTGCTCAAAATGAAACGCTTATTTCTCCTTCTTTAGACTTTACAGCTGCTACAGCACCAGAACTAACCTTGTTTGTAAATCTAAGTTATTTCTGGGCGGTTGATCCTAATAACAATTATGATATAACTATATCTGCCAGACAAGGAGCAAATACTACTGCCCTATGGACAGAAGCAGACCTTGGGGTTTTCACCAGTTTTACTTGGATAGAAGTTACTTTAGACCTTACGGCTTACGCTGGTTTGAACAATGTTTTTGTTGAAATCAACTATACTGGAACTGATGGAGCATCTTTCAATTTAGACGATATTCTTGTAGAAGAAGCACCTGCATGTGATATTCCTAATAATTTGAGCTTTGATGCCACAAATCTTACTAATACTACCGCAGATGTCACTTGGGATAACGCCGGAAACTTTGATATTAGATATGGGGAATTCCCTTATGCGGTAAGAGACGCAGGAGGAACTGTCGATACAGTACTAGCAGGCAATAGCTATCAACTAACTGGTTTAACACCTGGAGTATCTTACAATGTATTCGTAAGACAGTCTTGTGCTGGTGGACTTCTTTCAGATTGGGAGGAAGTTATTGTAGGAACAACACCTGTTCCTGGAGTTGCTTTTCCTTTTGATGAAGATTTTGAACCAGACGCTAATCAAGCCTTAGTTTTAAACCTTGGAATAAATTATTTATCTACAACTGGAAATTGGGGTTATAGACAAGATGACCTAAGTGACGGAGACACCACAAATGATTATGCTAGTAATGGTGTAGGTTCTGTATTTTCAAACAGCACATTTACTGATGCTGCGGCTGATGCCACTATATATTTAGGTCCTTATACACTTGCTGCTAACTCTCAATATACTTTTAGTTTTCAACAAAGAAATAGAGTTGTTTCAGATGCAACAACTCCAAACAAAGATATTGAGGTGGTAGCCGCAACGACTACAGATGGCACCACTAATACACTTCTTGCTACATTTGATGACATGAATAATGTAACTCATCAAATGAGATCGGGAACATTTACTCCTACTGCTGCTGGTGATTACTATTTTGGTATCAGAGACAAATCAGCCTTACTCACAGGAGTAACAACAGCAAATTCAGTGTATGCAGATGCGGTAAATATTACCTCAACTCTTAGTGTAGATGATGTTAATGGTATAGACTTAAATTACTTTTTTAACAGCACAACAAATAACTTCAATATAGAAATCACAGAAGGTATTTTAGACAACATAGAGGTTTATAATCTTCTAGGTCAACAGGTAATTCATCAACAAGTAGATCATTCTAGCGCGTCCATTGATATGAACGCAGCAACTGATGGAGTTTACATTGCCAAAATTAACTTTAACGGAAAAACACGTTCTATTAAATTTGTAAAATAA